The Sorangiineae bacterium MSr11367 genome window below encodes:
- a CDS encoding protocatechuate 3,4-dioxygenase, whose protein sequence is MKYPSGRLDEELRVISRRRALRGMGAALVTAPFAKVLFGCSSDGDSSTSSGTGTDSGTDADATGTGEAGAWATGGTAVMAGNYPDPFTSGLGAACTLTCAATLGPCYAETVERKDISEGHDGLPVRLAFLVVDESCTPVPNASVDIWHCAPEGLYSGSDASDFCTSGDATARAARWFRGVQTADANGRVDFDTCFPGWYSGRTIHIHFTIRVNGTEYVTSQLVFDDALDDEIVSTQPLYGTRGSRDTSNTNDNVVGGADLANYTFETSRMSDGAMLAWKAIVIRSSTGTALCSIGGNGGGGGPRDGGGPPPP, encoded by the coding sequence ATGAAATATCCTTCAGGCAGGTTGGACGAAGAGTTGCGGGTCATCTCGCGACGCAGAGCTTTGCGCGGTATGGGTGCCGCGCTCGTGACAGCACCGTTTGCCAAGGTCCTCTTCGGGTGCTCGTCCGATGGCGATTCGAGCACCAGCAGCGGGACGGGAACCGACAGCGGAACGGACGCCGATGCGACCGGCACCGGCGAGGCAGGCGCATGGGCCACCGGCGGCACGGCGGTCATGGCGGGCAATTACCCCGATCCGTTCACGTCCGGCCTGGGCGCAGCGTGCACGCTGACGTGCGCCGCGACCTTGGGGCCGTGCTACGCGGAGACCGTCGAGCGCAAAGACATCAGCGAAGGCCACGATGGCCTACCCGTTCGGCTCGCGTTCCTCGTGGTCGATGAATCGTGCACGCCCGTGCCCAACGCCAGCGTGGACATCTGGCATTGCGCCCCCGAAGGTCTCTACTCGGGCAGCGATGCCAGCGATTTTTGTACGAGCGGCGACGCCACCGCCCGCGCCGCACGATGGTTCCGCGGCGTGCAGACCGCCGATGCGAACGGGCGCGTGGACTTCGACACGTGCTTTCCCGGCTGGTACAGCGGACGCACCATTCATATCCACTTTACGATTCGCGTGAACGGCACGGAGTACGTGACGTCGCAGTTGGTCTTCGACGATGCACTCGACGACGAGATCGTGAGCACACAGCCGCTCTACGGCACGCGAGGTTCGCGCGATACGTCGAATACGAACGACAACGTCGTCGGCGGCGCCGACCTGGCCAACTACACGTTCGAGACCTCGCGCATGTCCGACGGGGCGATGCTCGCGTGGAAGGCCATCGTGATTCGCTCGTCGACCGGCACAGCGTTGTGCTCGATCGGAGGCAACGGTGGCGGTGGCGGCCCCAGGGACGGTGGCGGCCCGCCTCCGCCGTGA
- a CDS encoding DUF692 domain-containing protein produces MRVGLGLRWEFMGELLERMPEELDFLEIAPENYIRRGGDHREALARLAGRYPLLAHGLSLSLGGTEPLDAAFLRELRAFLEEVRAPFHSDHLCFGSSGGRVLHELLPIPFSRASAVRVADRVRHAADALGMPVAVENISYYLTLEGDAAMEEPEFLSELCERADCGLLLDVNNAFVNATNFGFDAANWLDRAPLERTVQIHVAGGEWMSVPGDERLLVDTHGADIPDPVFALLAHALPRTGPVPIVVERDFTIPPLDALLDEVRKVRAVAEHALAHAHPSS; encoded by the coding sequence GTGAGGGTCGGCCTCGGACTGCGATGGGAATTCATGGGCGAGCTTCTCGAGCGCATGCCCGAGGAGCTCGATTTCCTCGAGATCGCCCCCGAGAATTACATCCGCCGGGGCGGCGACCATCGCGAGGCGCTCGCACGGCTCGCGGGGCGTTATCCTCTGCTGGCCCACGGACTGAGCTTGTCGCTCGGCGGGACGGAGCCGCTCGATGCGGCCTTCCTGCGCGAGCTGCGCGCGTTCCTCGAGGAGGTGCGCGCGCCGTTTCATTCGGATCACCTGTGCTTTGGTTCCAGCGGCGGGCGTGTGCTCCATGAGCTGTTGCCCATTCCCTTTTCGCGCGCATCCGCGGTTCGCGTGGCCGACCGTGTGCGGCACGCGGCCGATGCGCTGGGGATGCCGGTCGCCGTGGAGAACATCAGCTACTACCTGACGCTGGAAGGCGATGCGGCGATGGAGGAACCGGAGTTCCTCTCCGAGCTATGCGAGCGCGCCGACTGCGGGCTCCTTCTCGACGTGAACAACGCGTTCGTCAACGCGACCAACTTCGGCTTCGACGCGGCCAACTGGCTCGATCGCGCACCGCTCGAGCGCACGGTGCAGATTCACGTGGCCGGTGGCGAGTGGATGAGCGTCCCCGGCGACGAACGCCTACTCGTCGACACGCACGGTGCGGACATCCCCGATCCGGTGTTCGCGCTTCTCGCGCATGCCCTGCCGCGCACCGGTCCCGTGCCCATCGTCGTCGAGCGCGATTTCACCATTCCGCCGCTCGACGCGCTGCTGGACGAAGTGCGCAAGGTGCGCGCCGTCGCAGAACACGCGCTCGCGCACGCGCACCCGAGCAGTTAG